The following proteins are encoded in a genomic region of Pseudodesulfovibrio mercurii:
- a CDS encoding AIR synthase-related protein, translating into MLCRVIVGLKEGVRDVLGEKIARKIRSELGMDVRDVRIVNVFTLEGVTGEQVDLAIERAALHDPVLHEVSLAPLARDFDWIIEVGFRPGVTDNEGRTARETLGVVLGLTRAEREGIKVYTSRQYLIQADMDEAGAHRIAKDLLANELIQRFEYKSAAQWAEDPGFAAKAARVTGQASDEVGIIPLSTMTDDELTDFSRANTLALSLRELHDIRAYFADSAVRAERETMGLAADPTDAEIEVLAQTWSEHCKHKIFSAKIEYENTETGKTVEYSSLYKTFIQNSTKQIRARNAASREGGDYCLSVFKDNAGVIKFSESINVCVKMETHNSPSALDPYGGALTGIVGVNRDPMGTGMGANLLCNTDVFCFASPFHEGELPPRLLHPRRVFEGVREGVEHGGNKSGIPTVNGSIVFDERYLGKPLVYCGTIGTMPVMVSGHPSYEKCALPGDIIVMSGGRIGADGIHGATFSSEELHEGSPATAVQIGDPITQRKMYDFLMRARDLGLYHAITDNGAGGLSSSVGEMAEDSGGFDMDLKKAPLKYDGLRPWEVLISEAQERMTMAVPPDKLDEFMRLSEEMDVESTALGTFTESGKYLVRYGDKLVTCLDMDFLHHGVPQMELKAVWKRPEIAQDAVPVADDQNALLKAMLGRLNICSKEYVVRQYDHEVQGKSAVKPMVGVKADGPSDAGVIRPEYGSDKGLVVSHGICPQFSDYDTYWMMANAIDEAVRNAVAVGGDVSYMAGVDNFCWCDPVQSESTPDGHYKLAQLVRANQALAHYCLGFGVPCVSGKDSMKNDYKGGGRKISIPPTVLFSIIGVIPDVNKCLTSDFKKPGDLIYLLGLTRPEMGGSEVADELKFSDARVPQVDLLTAKKRYETVFAAAQEGLITACHDCSDGGLGVALAEMCIGGRLGAEVDLDQVPACGELNLTGLLYAESASRLLVTVAPSNRDRFEALFAGQACAWIGDVSEEPAFIATLADEKVLDAPVDGLAAAFKETLAW; encoded by the coding sequence ATGCTTTGTCGTGTGATCGTTGGACTGAAGGAAGGCGTCCGGGACGTGCTCGGCGAGAAGATCGCCCGCAAGATCAGGAGCGAACTCGGCATGGACGTGCGCGACGTCCGCATCGTCAACGTCTTCACCCTGGAGGGCGTGACCGGGGAGCAGGTGGACCTGGCCATCGAGCGGGCCGCCCTGCACGACCCGGTCCTGCACGAGGTGTCGCTCGCGCCCCTGGCCCGCGACTTCGACTGGATCATCGAGGTCGGCTTCCGGCCCGGCGTGACCGACAACGAGGGGCGGACCGCCCGCGAGACCCTGGGCGTGGTCCTGGGATTGACCCGGGCCGAGCGCGAGGGGATCAAGGTCTACACCTCGCGGCAGTACCTGATCCAGGCCGACATGGACGAGGCGGGCGCGCACCGCATCGCCAAGGACCTGCTGGCCAACGAACTGATCCAGCGCTTCGAGTACAAGTCCGCCGCCCAGTGGGCCGAGGACCCCGGCTTCGCGGCCAAGGCCGCACGGGTCACGGGCCAGGCCTCGGACGAGGTCGGGATCATTCCCCTGTCCACCATGACCGACGACGAGCTGACCGACTTTTCCCGTGCCAACACCCTGGCCCTGTCCCTCAGGGAGCTGCACGACATCCGCGCCTACTTCGCGGACTCGGCGGTCCGGGCGGAGCGCGAGACCATGGGCCTCGCCGCCGATCCCACGGACGCCGAGATCGAGGTCCTGGCCCAGACCTGGTCCGAGCACTGCAAGCACAAGATCTTCTCGGCCAAGATCGAATACGAGAACACCGAGACCGGCAAGACCGTCGAGTATTCGAGCCTGTACAAGACCTTCATCCAGAACTCCACCAAGCAGATCCGCGCGCGCAACGCGGCCTCCCGCGAGGGCGGCGACTACTGCCTGTCCGTGTTCAAGGACAACGCGGGCGTGATCAAGTTCTCCGAGTCCATCAACGTCTGCGTCAAGATGGAGACCCACAACTCGCCGTCCGCCCTGGACCCCTACGGCGGGGCCCTGACCGGCATCGTCGGCGTGAACCGCGACCCCATGGGCACGGGCATGGGCGCGAACCTTTTGTGCAACACCGACGTGTTCTGCTTCGCCTCCCCGTTCCACGAGGGCGAGCTGCCGCCCAGGCTGCTGCACCCGCGCCGCGTCTTCGAGGGCGTGCGCGAGGGCGTGGAGCACGGCGGCAACAAGTCCGGCATCCCGACCGTGAACGGGTCCATCGTCTTCGACGAGCGCTACCTGGGCAAGCCCCTGGTCTACTGCGGGACCATCGGGACCATGCCGGTCATGGTCTCCGGCCATCCGTCCTATGAGAAATGCGCCCTGCCCGGCGACATCATCGTCATGTCCGGCGGCCGCATCGGCGCGGACGGCATCCACGGCGCGACCTTCTCGTCCGAGGAGCTGCACGAGGGCTCCCCGGCCACGGCGGTCCAGATCGGCGACCCCATCACCCAGCGCAAGATGTACGACTTTCTCATGCGCGCCCGCGACCTCGGGCTGTACCACGCCATTACCGACAACGGGGCGGGCGGCCTGTCCTCCTCCGTGGGCGAGATGGCCGAGGACTCCGGCGGCTTCGACATGGACCTGAAAAAGGCCCCGCTCAAGTACGACGGGCTGCGTCCCTGGGAGGTCCTCATCTCCGAGGCCCAGGAGCGCATGACCATGGCCGTGCCCCCGGACAAGCTCGACGAGTTCATGCGCCTGTCCGAGGAGATGGACGTGGAGTCCACCGCCCTCGGCACCTTCACCGAGTCGGGCAAGTACCTGGTGCGCTACGGCGACAAGCTGGTCACCTGCCTGGACATGGACTTCCTGCACCACGGCGTGCCCCAGATGGAGCTCAAGGCCGTCTGGAAACGGCCCGAGATCGCCCAGGACGCCGTGCCCGTTGCCGACGACCAGAACGCACTGCTCAAGGCCATGCTCGGCCGGCTGAACATCTGCTCCAAGGAATACGTGGTCCGGCAGTACGACCACGAGGTCCAGGGCAAGTCCGCGGTCAAGCCCATGGTCGGCGTCAAGGCGGACGGCCCGTCCGACGCGGGCGTCATCCGGCCCGAGTACGGCTCGGACAAGGGGCTGGTGGTCTCCCACGGCATCTGCCCGCAGTTCTCGGACTACGACACCTACTGGATGATGGCCAACGCCATCGACGAGGCCGTGCGCAACGCCGTGGCCGTGGGCGGCGACGTCTCCTACATGGCCGGCGTGGACAACTTCTGCTGGTGCGACCCGGTCCAGTCCGAGTCCACCCCGGACGGCCACTACAAGCTGGCCCAGTTGGTCCGGGCCAACCAGGCCCTGGCCCACTACTGCCTCGGCTTCGGCGTGCCCTGCGTGTCCGGCAAGGACTCCATGAAGAACGACTACAAGGGCGGCGGGCGCAAGATATCCATTCCCCCGACCGTGCTCTTCTCGATCATCGGCGTCATCCCGGACGTGAACAAGTGCCTGACCTCGGACTTCAAGAAGCCCGGCGACCTGATCTACCTGCTCGGCCTGACCCGGCCGGAGATGGGCGGCAGCGAGGTCGCGGACGAGCTCAAGTTCTCCGACGCCCGCGTGCCGCAGGTGGACCTGCTGACCGCGAAGAAGCGCTACGAGACCGTGTTCGCGGCCGCCCAGGAAGGGCTGATCACCGCCTGCCACGACTGCTCGGACGGCGGCCTGGGCGTGGCCCTGGCCGAGATGTGCATCGGCGGACGGCTCGGCGCCGAGGTGGACCTGGACCAGGTCCCGGCCTGTGGCGAGCTCAACCTGACCGGTCTGCTCTACGCGGAATCGGCCAGCCGCCTGCTGGTCACCGTGGCCCCGTCGAACCGCGACCGGTTCGAGGCCCTGTTCGCCGGACAGGCCTGCGCCTGGATCGGCGACGTCTCGGAGGAACCCGCGTTCATCGCCACCCTGGCGGACGAAAAGGTGCTGGATGCGCCCGTGGACGGGCTGGCCGCCGCCTTCAAGGAGACTTTGGCCTGGTAA
- a CDS encoding nucleotide sugar dehydrogenase yields MSMITFDRLQSREDAIAVVGLGYVGLPLAVALGRHFRVLGVDVSERRVDELRRRIDRTHEVDFATVGDDVDLTLTSDLSDLAKARLILVAVPTPIDEFRTPDLRPVRGASISVGKYLQPGSVVVYESTVYPGLTEEFCVPLLEAESGLKCGPDFCVGYSPERINPGDKVHRLETITKVVAGQDEPTGRLLQQVYGSVVKAGTHLAPNIRTAEAAKVIENTQRDLNIALMNELALIFETMGIDTLDVLEAAGTKWNFLPFRPGLVGGHCIGVDPYYLTFKAQALGLHPHVILAGREINDNMGKFIAEATIKKLIRSDCKIMGARVGVLGLTFKENVPDLRNTRVVDILAELADYGVEVLVNDAQADPEEAERELGVTLRPLDEFRDLDALILAVPHEAYRAIAVRELKGWFADPARALVVDVKGFFDRAELAAESVACWRL; encoded by the coding sequence ATGAGCATGATTACCTTTGATCGGCTGCAAAGCAGGGAAGACGCCATCGCCGTGGTCGGCCTGGGCTATGTTGGCCTGCCCCTGGCCGTGGCCCTGGGCCGCCATTTCAGGGTCCTGGGCGTGGACGTGTCCGAGCGCCGCGTGGACGAGCTGCGCCGGCGCATCGACCGGACCCACGAGGTGGATTTCGCCACCGTGGGCGACGACGTGGACCTGACCCTGACCTCGGACCTCTCCGACCTGGCCAAGGCCCGGCTCATCCTGGTGGCCGTGCCCACGCCCATCGACGAGTTCCGCACCCCGGACCTGCGCCCCGTGCGCGGGGCCTCCATCTCCGTGGGCAAGTACCTCCAGCCCGGCTCCGTGGTGGTCTACGAGTCCACGGTCTACCCCGGTCTGACCGAGGAATTCTGCGTGCCCCTGCTGGAGGCCGAGTCCGGCCTCAAGTGCGGCCCCGATTTCTGCGTGGGCTACTCGCCCGAGCGCATCAACCCCGGCGACAAGGTCCACCGCCTGGAGACCATCACCAAGGTGGTGGCCGGACAGGACGAGCCCACGGGCAGGCTGCTCCAGCAGGTCTACGGCTCCGTGGTCAAGGCGGGCACTCACCTGGCCCCGAACATCCGCACGGCCGAGGCGGCCAAGGTCATCGAGAACACCCAGCGCGACCTGAACATCGCCCTCATGAACGAGCTGGCCCTGATCTTCGAGACCATGGGCATCGACACCCTGGACGTGCTCGAGGCGGCCGGGACCAAGTGGAATTTCCTGCCCTTCCGGCCCGGCCTGGTGGGCGGCCACTGCATCGGCGTGGACCCGTACTACCTGACCTTCAAGGCCCAGGCCCTGGGGCTGCATCCCCACGTCATCCTGGCCGGCCGCGAGATCAACGACAACATGGGCAAGTTCATCGCCGAGGCGACCATCAAGAAGCTGATCCGGAGCGACTGCAAGATCATGGGCGCGCGCGTGGGCGTGCTCGGCCTGACCTTCAAGGAGAACGTGCCCGACCTGCGCAACACCCGCGTGGTGGACATCCTGGCCGAGCTTGCGGACTACGGCGTGGAGGTCCTGGTCAACGACGCCCAGGCCGACCCCGAGGAGGCCGAGCGCGAGCTGGGCGTGACCCTGCGGCCCCTGGACGAATTCCGCGACCTGGACGCCCTGATCCTGGCCGTGCCGCACGAGGCCTACCGGGCCATCGCGGTCCGGGAGCTCAAGGGCTGGTTCGCGGACCCGGCCAGGGCGCTGGTGGTGGACGTCAAGGGATTCTTCGACCGGGCCGAACTCGCGGCCGAGTCCGTGGCCTGCTGGCGGCTGTAG
- a CDS encoding cytochrome c family protein, translating to MFNRSLWIKGCCALSLAALVVFAVLAESGRANSGRYVGSESCSECHEKEYGNYKKFAKKAHSGESVKIMMGDLTKEELAECYGCHMTGYGKPGGFVSFEQTPNMAQAGCEVCHGPGYDHVESGGDPDLIKRNLTLDDCTVCHNPERVEAFDFKPLLYGGAH from the coding sequence ATGTTCAACAGATCGTTGTGGATCAAGGGCTGCTGTGCGCTTTCGCTGGCAGCCCTTGTCGTTTTCGCGGTCCTGGCGGAGTCCGGTCGGGCAAATTCCGGCCGCTACGTCGGGTCCGAATCGTGCAGCGAATGCCACGAAAAGGAATACGGCAATTACAAGAAATTCGCGAAAAAGGCCCACTCCGGAGAGTCCGTCAAGATCATGATGGGCGACCTGACCAAGGAGGAGTTGGCCGAGTGTTACGGCTGCCACATGACCGGGTACGGCAAGCCGGGAGGATTCGTCAGCTTCGAGCAGACACCGAACATGGCCCAGGCCGGGTGCGAGGTCTGCCACGGGCCGGGCTACGACCACGTGGAGTCCGGGGGCGACCCGGACCTGATCAAGCGGAACCTGACCCTGGACGACTGTACGGTCTGCCACAATCCCGAACGGGTCGAGGCCTTTGACTTCAAGCCGCTGTTGTACGGCGGGGCGCACTAG
- a CDS encoding DMT family protein codes for MRIPLFTALLLTASNVFMTFAWYAHLKELNQRPWYVAALVSWGIALFEYLIQVPANRLGYTAMTLPQLKIMQEVIALAVFAPFCLLYMHQPLKLDYLWAACCLLGAVYFIFRS; via the coding sequence ATGCGCATCCCCCTGTTCACCGCCCTGTTGCTGACCGCCTCCAACGTGTTCATGACCTTCGCCTGGTACGCCCACCTGAAGGAGCTGAACCAGCGGCCGTGGTACGTGGCCGCCCTGGTCAGCTGGGGCATCGCCCTGTTCGAGTACCTGATCCAGGTCCCGGCCAACCGGCTGGGCTACACGGCCATGACCCTGCCGCAGCTCAAGATCATGCAGGAGGTCATCGCCCTGGCCGTGTTCGCGCCGTTCTGCCTGCTGTACATGCACCAGCCCCTCAAACTCGACTACCTCTGGGCCGCCTGCTGCCTGCTCGGCGCGGTCTATTTCATCTTCCGCTCCTGA
- a CDS encoding ubiquinone/menaquinone biosynthesis methyltransferase, whose translation MARPECASQTGASTPAEHGRRVADMFGRIAGWYDFLNHALSGGQDIYWRYRLVRAARPEPGGMVLDLAAGTMDVSVELLRQYPDCKVAALDFTLPMLENGKAKKLKNGREERIFPVQADGRNLPLPDECMAAATIAFGIRNILPRAEAYAEFLRVLKPGARLCILEFGTGSKKVWKGLYNFYLDKVLPFLGDRISGDPGAYRYLAETIKSFPDERALGMELLEAGFERVYNVPMMSGIVYLHVAEKPGGERTGSVPEPAPEAEPAAPEAPQGASPKKGASKAAGTGQAKKG comes from the coding sequence ATGGCCCGCCCCGAATGCGCGTCCCAAACCGGGGCCTCCACCCCCGCCGAGCACGGCAGGCGGGTGGCGGACATGTTCGGCCGCATCGCCGGGTGGTACGACTTTCTCAACCACGCCCTGTCCGGGGGCCAGGACATCTACTGGCGCTACCGGCTGGTCCGGGCGGCCCGTCCCGAGCCGGGCGGCATGGTCCTGGACCTGGCCGCCGGGACCATGGACGTGTCCGTGGAGCTGCTCCGGCAGTACCCGGACTGCAAGGTGGCGGCCCTGGACTTCACCCTGCCCATGCTCGAGAACGGCAAGGCCAAGAAGCTGAAGAACGGGCGCGAGGAGCGCATCTTCCCGGTCCAGGCGGACGGCCGCAACCTGCCCCTGCCCGACGAGTGCATGGCCGCGGCCACCATCGCCTTCGGCATCCGCAACATCCTGCCCCGCGCGGAGGCCTACGCCGAGTTCCTGCGGGTCCTCAAGCCCGGCGCGCGGCTGTGCATCCTGGAGTTCGGCACCGGCTCGAAAAAGGTCTGGAAGGGGCTGTACAACTTCTACCTGGACAAGGTCCTGCCGTTCCTCGGGGACCGCATCTCCGGCGATCCGGGCGCGTACCGCTACCTGGCCGAGACCATCAAGAGTTTTCCCGACGAACGGGCCCTGGGCATGGAACTGCTTGAAGCGGGCTTCGAGCGGGTCTACAACGTGCCCATGATGTCCGGCATCGTCTACCTGCACGTGGCCGAGAAGCCGGGCGGCGAGCGGACCGGGTCCGTGCCGGAACCGGCCCCCGAAGCGGAACCCGCCGCGCCGGAGGCCCCGCAAGGGGCGTCCCCGAAGAAAGGCGCCTCGAAGGCCGCCGGGACCGGGCAGGCGAAAAAGGGCTAG
- a CDS encoding CreA family protein: MRKLGHPHHRRRSFSRLPGALLLALLLCAAFPAPVASEVIGTVDTVFHMFSRDDDIVVEAFDDPDVSGVTCYLSRARKGGVKGMIGVAEDPSDASIMCIATGDISVPERVSSGKADGEKVFKKSTSLVFKSMQVVRFYDKKRDVLVYMVYSDRVVEGSPKNSITCVRVK, translated from the coding sequence ATGCGAAAACTCGGTCATCCCCATCACAGACGACGCTCCTTTTCCCGCCTGCCGGGCGCGCTCCTGCTCGCCCTGCTGCTGTGCGCGGCCTTTCCCGCGCCCGTGGCCTCGGAGGTCATCGGCACCGTGGACACGGTCTTCCACATGTTCTCGCGCGACGACGACATCGTGGTCGAGGCCTTCGACGACCCGGACGTGTCCGGCGTGACCTGCTATCTGAGCCGGGCGCGCAAGGGCGGGGTCAAGGGCATGATCGGCGTGGCCGAGGACCCGTCCGACGCCTCGATCATGTGCATCGCCACCGGGGACATCTCGGTGCCCGAGCGGGTGTCGAGCGGCAAGGCCGACGGCGAAAAGGTCTTCAAGAAGAGCACCTCGCTGGTCTTCAAGTCCATGCAGGTGGTCCGGTTCTACGACAAAAAGCGGGACGTCCTCGTGTACATGGTCTACAGCGACCGCGTGGTCGAGGGCTCGCCGAAAAACAGCATCACCTGCGTCAGGGTCAAATGA
- a CDS encoding DUF2065 domain-containing protein produces the protein MNIDWSLLIAAVGLALVFEGIPYFLFAERMPGLLARLAIQPPKFLRFVGLVAIILGLLIISFGRSLSL, from the coding sequence ATGAACATCGACTGGTCGCTTCTCATCGCCGCCGTGGGGTTGGCCCTGGTCTTCGAGGGCATCCCCTATTTCCTGTTCGCCGAGCGCATGCCGGGCCTGCTGGCCCGGCTGGCGATCCAGCCGCCCAAATTCCTGCGCTTCGTCGGCCTGGTGGCCATCATCCTCGGCCTGCTGATCATCTCGTTCGGCCGCTCATTATCCCTTTAA
- the mqnB gene encoding futalosine hydrolase, with protein MLLVMTATANEMRAAFPGGPVPAQGGTAAYELGGHALLLAVSGVGLVNTALMAGWLLGRADVAGAVNLGIAGGYDLQRTPLLRACFAEGEVWPEYGLLGADGLADARGIGFAQGRVRGEQVWDRLELSPREDAEAMNLGLGADWTPVTGVTVSGVSGTPERAALLREARGGGMESMEGFGLAYAAALAGKPFLEVRTISNLAGSRGAGDWDLKGALRALAGATATLFAAQSGACPATSNLT; from the coding sequence GTGCTCCTGGTCATGACCGCCACAGCCAACGAGATGCGGGCCGCCTTTCCCGGAGGGCCCGTTCCGGCCCAGGGCGGGACGGCCGCATACGAATTGGGCGGCCATGCACTGCTTCTGGCCGTGTCCGGGGTGGGGCTGGTCAACACCGCGCTCATGGCCGGATGGCTGCTCGGGCGGGCGGACGTGGCCGGGGCGGTCAACCTCGGCATCGCCGGAGGGTATGACCTGCAGCGTACGCCGCTGCTGCGCGCCTGTTTCGCCGAGGGTGAGGTCTGGCCCGAGTACGGGCTGCTCGGCGCGGACGGCCTGGCCGACGCCCGAGGCATCGGGTTCGCCCAGGGCCGTGTCCGGGGCGAGCAGGTCTGGGACCGCCTGGAGCTGTCGCCGCGCGAGGACGCCGAAGCCATGAACCTCGGCCTCGGCGCGGACTGGACGCCCGTGACCGGCGTGACCGTGTCCGGCGTGTCCGGAACCCCGGAGCGCGCGGCCCTGCTGCGCGAGGCCCGGGGCGGAGGCATGGAGAGCATGGAGGGATTCGGCCTGGCCTATGCGGCCGCCCTGGCCGGGAAGCCCTTCCTGGAGGTGCGGACCATCTCCAACCTGGCGGGTTCCCGGGGGGCCGGGGACTGGGACCTGAAAGGCGCGCTGCGCGCCCTGGCCGGGGCCACGGCCACCCTGTTCGCCGCGCAATCCGGGGCTTGCCCCGCAACCAGCAACCTGACATAG
- a CDS encoding polyprenyl synthetase family protein, translating to MDELLRYFQRELPGINDFLDREADQLNGLVRDVAKHILGSGGKRIRPLFTLLFARALGYAKDDYLAIACALELLHSATLLHDDYLDDAELRRGRAASHLVFGRTETILAGDALLALANEMGARYGNPRLSWLLAKGIMETATGEIEEIEFSRAPSLNRETYMRIIVGKTARLIECACRCGAALAGATPEQEDAAGEFGLNVGIAFQLVDDALDYASPTSETGKPEGGDLKEGKVTLPLILLMEEGDEAGAEVLLEALRDGSLSEAQSRDVLEQVREGGYSEKTREEAARYIEKAKACLDGYEPGGELTVLKQAADFVLTRTK from the coding sequence ATGGACGAACTTCTGCGCTATTTTCAACGGGAACTTCCCGGAATCAATGACTTTCTCGACCGTGAAGCCGATCAGCTGAACGGTCTGGTCCGGGACGTCGCCAAGCACATCCTCGGGTCCGGCGGCAAGCGCATCCGGCCCCTGTTCACGCTCCTGTTCGCCCGGGCGCTGGGCTATGCCAAGGACGACTACCTGGCCATCGCCTGCGCCCTGGAGCTGCTCCACTCCGCCACCCTGCTGCACGACGACTACCTGGACGACGCCGAGCTTCGGCGCGGCAGGGCCGCGTCCCATCTGGTCTTCGGCCGGACCGAGACCATCCTGGCGGGCGACGCCCTGCTCGCCCTGGCCAACGAGATGGGCGCGCGCTACGGCAATCCCCGGCTGTCCTGGCTGCTGGCCAAGGGCATCATGGAGACGGCCACGGGCGAGATCGAGGAGATCGAATTTTCGCGCGCCCCGTCGCTGAACCGCGAGACCTACATGCGCATCATCGTCGGCAAGACCGCGCGGCTCATCGAGTGCGCCTGCCGGTGCGGCGCGGCCCTGGCCGGGGCCACCCCGGAGCAGGAGGACGCGGCGGGCGAGTTCGGCCTGAACGTGGGCATCGCCTTCCAGCTGGTGGACGACGCCCTGGACTATGCCTCGCCCACGTCCGAGACGGGCAAGCCCGAGGGCGGCGATCTCAAGGAGGGCAAGGTCACCCTGCCGCTCATCCTGCTCATGGAGGAGGGCGACGAGGCCGGGGCCGAGGTCCTGCTGGAGGCCCTGCGGGACGGCTCCCTGAGCGAGGCCCAGAGCCGCGACGTCCTGGAGCAGGTCCGGGAGGGCGGCTATTCGGAGAAGACCCGCGAGGAGGCCGCCCGGTATATTGAAAAGGCCAAGGCGTGCCTGGACGGCTACGAGCCCGGCGGGGAACTGACCGTGCTCAAGCAGGCCGCGGATTTTGTGTTGACCCGAACCAAGTGA